In one window of Psychrobacter sp. P2G3 DNA:
- the gspM gene encoding type II secretion system protein GspM, giving the protein MKLLQRRAKPSRATHNQPVTNALSERVGNYQNALWSRWQALSPRDQLALAVLLLFLLLFIGGYGGYSVHQAAKDSKSDYQEQVADYFWLRSQAGNIDPNALNAANSQDGADTMPPASRVNATLNNSGIDNAQVVANGEGVQLSFSHPSQAIVSAALGKLEQQGWQFTQLSMQQDLATKQMQVQATVTS; this is encoded by the coding sequence ATGAAACTATTACAGCGCCGTGCTAAACCTAGCCGTGCTACCCATAATCAGCCAGTCACCAATGCGTTATCAGAACGCGTCGGTAACTACCAAAATGCACTGTGGTCGCGCTGGCAGGCATTATCTCCTCGTGATCAGTTAGCATTAGCTGTTTTGCTATTATTTCTACTATTATTCATTGGTGGTTACGGTGGCTATAGCGTCCATCAAGCTGCTAAAGACAGTAAGTCCGATTACCAAGAGCAGGTCGCTGATTATTTTTGGCTACGCTCGCAGGCAGGTAACATTGATCCAAATGCATTAAATGCTGCCAATAGTCAAGATGGTGCTGATACGATGCCACCAGCTAGTCGTGTGAATGCTACGTTAAATAATTCTGGTATCGATAATGCGCAAGTGGTTGCTAATGGCGAAGGAGTGCAACTGAGCTTTAGTCATCCTAGCCAAGCGATTGTAAGTGCCGCCCTTGGTAAGCTTGAACAGCAAGGGTGGCAGTTCACTCAGCTATCGATGCAGCAGGATTTGGCTACCAAGCAGATGCAAGTGCAAGCGACTGTCACTTCTTAG
- the gspL gene encoding type II secretion system protein GspL has product MLHVWIRAQHSPLAVWHADAKEWQSVSGWQQLYDIYGNSRSSHTSLCLYFPSSHLLQVDTKLNAAQLKQLGSTGKQYLFEETSLAPVEQLAVRQISDTHAHHLYALAESDIEAWKQSAALVGLSINALLPDFLLLPIPEEGAGQQVVLYQDQYTALLRQSQRQGLAVSYLPLMFERLPHLSEVCLLRSIQSTVKTTVSSPADAFNNMVDNHVDLQKTVLEPATESTLDSNIATETAALLTEQQILLTPLSTVPMPIETPERHALNFFVKSSDTQLSPYLRVAMMVALSALVLQMATDGLQIYRYNIATDATQTAIAAQYQSWFPDEVLNTSRTKLQVQMQPKLRSDSQESASHLAVLARISPLIKQSSLHAQALVMEPTALSFTLIAPDRGSLDQFASTLTGQGIAANLERVNSNEQGQFSGQITVNIENDPAAIDSSAQS; this is encoded by the coding sequence GATAAGAGCGCAACATAGTCCGTTAGCAGTTTGGCATGCTGATGCAAAAGAGTGGCAATCTGTTAGCGGCTGGCAGCAACTGTATGATATCTACGGCAATAGTAGAAGTAGCCATACATCACTGTGTCTGTATTTTCCTTCCAGTCATTTATTACAAGTCGATACCAAGCTTAATGCAGCCCAGCTTAAGCAGCTCGGTAGCACAGGCAAACAGTATTTATTTGAAGAGACATCACTAGCACCAGTTGAGCAGTTAGCCGTTCGCCAGATTAGTGATACCCATGCACATCATCTGTACGCATTGGCTGAGAGTGATATAGAAGCATGGAAACAGAGCGCCGCTTTGGTTGGCTTAAGTATCAATGCGTTACTACCAGATTTTTTGCTGTTGCCTATTCCTGAAGAAGGGGCAGGCCAGCAAGTAGTCTTATATCAAGATCAATATACCGCTCTATTGCGACAATCGCAGCGCCAGGGGTTAGCGGTCAGTTATTTACCGTTAATGTTTGAGCGCTTACCGCATTTAAGTGAAGTCTGTTTACTACGCTCGATACAGTCAACTGTTAAGACAACTGTCAGCTCTCCAGCTGATGCATTTAATAATATGGTGGACAATCATGTTGATTTGCAGAAGACTGTTTTAGAGCCAGCAACAGAATCGACACTAGACTCTAATATCGCGACAGAAACAGCTGCTTTATTGACTGAACAGCAGATATTATTGACACCGCTATCCACTGTTCCCATGCCAATTGAAACTCCAGAGCGCCACGCGCTTAATTTCTTTGTTAAGTCATCAGATACCCAGCTATCACCTTATTTGCGGGTAGCTATGATGGTCGCACTGTCAGCATTAGTCTTGCAAATGGCGACCGATGGCTTGCAAATCTATCGCTATAATATTGCAACCGATGCCACGCAGACAGCAATCGCTGCTCAGTACCAATCTTGGTTCCCTGATGAAGTGCTCAATACCAGTCGTACTAAGCTGCAAGTGCAGATGCAGCCAAAACTACGTAGCGACAGCCAAGAATCAGCTTCACATTTAGCAGTATTGGCACGGATATCACCGCTTATTAAGCAATCCTCGTTACATGCACAGGCGTTGGTTATGGAACCAACCGCGCTGAGCTTTACATTGATAGCGCCAGATCGTGGTAGTCTCGATCAGTTTGCTAGCACATTGACTGGCCAAGGTATCGCTGCTAATTTAGAGCGGGTCAATAGTAATGAGCAGGGGCAGTTTAGTGGCCAGATTACTGTTAATATCGAAAATGATCCTGCTGCCATAGATAGCTCAGCTCAATCTTAA